One window of the Paenibacillus beijingensis genome contains the following:
- a CDS encoding transposase translates to MPILHQIDVHVVCIDEMTGIQALERLYPTLPMKPGLVERREFEYVRHGTQCLIANLEVATGQVIRSSVGDTRTEDDFVRHVEQLLAQDPEGEWVLVTDQLDTLRSEGIVRLVARHCGIDETTLGIKGKEGILKSKDSRTAFLRDRSHRIRFVYTPKHCSWLNQIEIWFSILVRSLIRRGNFTSVQDLKEQILAFIQYFNRSMAKPFKWTYAGKVLCR, encoded by the coding sequence TTGCCCATTCTGCATCAGATCGACGTTCATGTCGTATGCATCGACGAGATGACAGGTATTCAGGCGCTGGAACGTCTCTATCCCACGCTGCCGATGAAACCGGGACTGGTGGAGCGCAGAGAGTTCGAATACGTGCGTCACGGTACGCAATGCCTGATCGCGAATCTGGAGGTGGCCACTGGTCAAGTCATCCGGTCATCCGTAGGTGATACACGAACCGAAGATGATTTTGTCAGGCACGTGGAGCAGTTGCTGGCCCAAGACCCGGAAGGGGAATGGGTGCTGGTCACGGACCAACTCGATACGCTTCGCTCGGAGGGCATCGTTCGTCTCGTGGCACGACATTGCGGCATCGATGAAACGACGCTGGGCATCAAAGGCAAAGAAGGCATTCTCAAGTCGAAAGATAGCCGAACGGCCTTTCTGAGAGATCGATCACACCGCATCCGGTTTGTTTATACACCCAAACACTGTTCTTGGCTCAACCAAATTGAGATCTGGTTTAGCATCCTGGTTCGGAGTCTGATCCGTAGAGGAAACTTCACCTCCGTTCAAGACTTGAAAGAGCAAATTCTCGCCTTTATCCAATACTTCAACAGGAGCATGGCTAAACCATTCAAATGGACGTATGCCGGTAAGGTCCTGTGTCGCTAA
- a CDS encoding glycosyltransferase family 2 protein, translated as MNISIIIPTYNSKENLQQTLLFISKQILGNKIKLEVIVIDDGSNERSDELISRYREIIPNLIYIYRERDKLSCRAKARNIGIYNSTGDILVFLDSGMLIPNYFILKVSEHFSRSRKLVVSHYLIGKSLDLTKDDITIAANINPENIDEICRNLINHPSWVDCRVGLFDMVNNNLSRYPAPWTVGYNTAALTVDRNLVLSVGGFDESFMGWGGEDVDFCYRIFKKKAKFISEQKAYAFHLPHRQLETMDEKIKNNVINLKKMHKKNNSFETELFLNCPYTLDFNLMLHRFNCLDICHLIPKYEDKIIEYVNSTFESEGNNLLIGYNGDNWLSKSIYSHFFVHNKKIQQKLEKCLENIRIHYMLGCDTPFDDYFFNVTVVTDFHRYFEPAVLEAFIKETVRISKKVYFVHTMDLNPVIKRIERMEWTSHASLLEKASKLGLNYKTINLDSKIKLSIISKESIT; from the coding sequence GTGAACATTTCTATCATAATTCCTACCTATAATAGTAAAGAAAATTTACAACAAACCTTATTGTTTATATCAAAGCAAATATTAGGAAATAAAATTAAACTAGAAGTAATTGTAATCGATGATGGATCAAATGAACGCTCTGATGAATTAATAAGTAGATATAGAGAAATAATACCTAATTTAATATACATATATAGAGAAAGAGATAAACTATCCTGTCGAGCAAAAGCACGTAATATAGGAATATATAATTCTACTGGAGATATACTGGTGTTTTTAGATTCCGGAATGCTAATTCCCAATTATTTTATTTTAAAAGTATCAGAACATTTTTCAAGGTCTAGGAAACTAGTAGTAAGTCATTATCTAATTGGAAAGTCTCTTGATCTGACAAAAGATGATATTACTATAGCTGCTAATATAAACCCTGAGAATATTGATGAAATTTGCCGAAATTTGATAAATCATCCATCATGGGTTGATTGCAGAGTTGGTCTTTTTGATATGGTAAATAATAATCTAAGTCGATATCCCGCTCCATGGACAGTAGGATATAATACTGCTGCATTAACAGTAGATCGTAATTTAGTACTAAGTGTTGGTGGTTTTGATGAATCATTTATGGGTTGGGGAGGGGAAGATGTAGACTTTTGTTATAGAATATTTAAGAAAAAAGCAAAATTTATCTCCGAACAAAAGGCATACGCATTTCATCTACCTCACCGACAATTAGAGACAATGGATGAAAAAATCAAAAACAACGTAATCAATTTAAAGAAAATGCATAAAAAAAATAATAGCTTTGAAACGGAATTGTTTTTGAACTGTCCATATACTCTTGACTTTAATTTAATGTTACATCGATTTAATTGTTTAGATATTTGTCATCTTATTCCTAAATACGAAGATAAAATAATAGAATATGTAAACTCAACATTTGAGTCTGAAGGAAACAATTTGCTTATAGGTTATAATGGTGATAATTGGTTATCAAAATCTATATACTCTCACTTTTTTGTGCATAACAAAAAAATACAACAGAAATTAGAGAAGTGTTTAGAAAATATTCGAATACATTATATGCTAGGATGTGACACTCCATTCGACGATTATTTTTTTAATGTAACTGTTGTAACTGATTTTCATCGATATTTTGAACCAGCAGTCTTAGAAGCTTTTATTAAAGAGACAGTTCGTATATCAAAAAAAGTATATTTTGTTCACACTATGGATTTAAATCCAGTAATTAAACGGATTGAAAGAATGGAATGGACTAGTCATGCTTCTTTACTTGAAAAAGCTAGTAAATTGGGTCTAAACTATAAAACTATTAACCTTGACTCAAAAATTAAATTAAGCATTATTAGTAAAGAATCAATAACTTAA
- a CDS encoding DDE-type integrase/transposase/recombinase: protein MMNPEQFEVWYIKNQITDKGKKKIESIRNSQPVRRVKSGKKNVSGIYPSRKMGVSIQFESHKLELSFIYLAEHDPKVIEFFDQPSFVELDYIGTIRGGKKKRKVFQYTPDFFTIEESSAGWVECKTEEELQKLSLADPERYCKDENGYWRCPPGEEYAKAYNLKFYVFCSDQIDWVLLRNLKFLEAYFEHHAHANNDSIAKLISIVEQEPAILLQDLLERAEELAITSDSVYSMIAAGSLYVDLKKYVLAEPLYTHVFTDAEKAAAYVYFTSSNNDCVANEISSVELEIGKSVVWDGRDWEIINTGNTMITIRSAKNVIDLTYDQFESYVKQGKLKGINQSILSHPEVHEAFLKASKEECRKANERFQIIQPYLEGQIVEKPTVPSRTIRYWLSKYRLYDQIYGNGFIALLPKDHEKGNRTKRLLFETQDLMAKWIEAHYETFKQKKIAEVYGDFLLECNAKGIKGCSYKTFVKAVRLRPTHEQTKKRQGEKAAYRFESYYLEYHLSTVRHGDRPFEIGHIDHTELEIELIDSHTKKNLGRPWATFLTDGCTRKFLAIYVSFDPPSYRSCMMVLRECVKRWSRLPETVVVDGGKEFSSVYFETVLSAFKSAKKQRPASKARFGSVCERIFGMTNTRFIDNLTGNTQITKNVRQITKKNNPKKLAIWTYGKFTERLKQFVYEVYDQMSHPALGGQSPQEAYLLSMKRCGDRPWMMIPYNETFRILTLPTSDKGTAKVEPGKGFKNNYIYYWSDAFRNPEVEGMQVPIRYEPYNLGIAYAYVNKRWTQCISDYYAVFNGKTEKQIQIATKELKKKFQNHTQQFKINIKILADFLRDCDSDELLLQQMKDQEVHQNVKVIPGGKESKNNNMQDYVKKVTIDFDVEAEFDIQERYGEF, encoded by the coding sequence ATGATGAATCCAGAACAATTTGAAGTTTGGTACATTAAAAATCAAATTACAGATAAGGGAAAGAAAAAAATAGAGAGTATTAGGAACTCTCAACCAGTTCGAAGAGTAAAAAGCGGAAAAAAAAATGTTTCTGGGATATATCCAAGTCGTAAAATGGGGGTTTCGATTCAATTTGAAAGCCATAAGTTGGAGTTGTCCTTCATTTACCTAGCTGAGCATGATCCTAAAGTTATAGAATTTTTTGACCAACCAAGCTTCGTGGAACTGGACTATATCGGTACAATCAGAGGAGGAAAGAAAAAACGTAAGGTTTTTCAATACACACCTGACTTCTTTACGATTGAAGAAAGCAGCGCCGGATGGGTCGAATGTAAAACGGAAGAGGAACTTCAGAAGCTATCCCTGGCTGATCCCGAACGGTATTGTAAAGATGAAAATGGTTACTGGCGCTGTCCTCCAGGTGAAGAATATGCAAAAGCTTACAACTTGAAGTTTTACGTTTTTTGTTCAGACCAAATCGATTGGGTTCTCCTAAGAAATTTAAAGTTTCTTGAAGCCTACTTTGAACATCATGCACATGCAAATAATGATTCAATTGCCAAACTCATTTCAATCGTAGAACAGGAGCCGGCAATACTGTTGCAAGATCTGTTGGAAAGAGCAGAGGAATTAGCAATAACCTCCGATAGTGTTTACAGTATGATTGCAGCAGGTAGTCTTTATGTCGATTTGAAAAAATACGTATTAGCTGAGCCTCTATATACCCATGTATTTACCGATGCTGAGAAAGCCGCTGCATATGTTTATTTCACATCGAGTAATAATGATTGCGTTGCGAATGAGATCTCAAGTGTGGAATTGGAAATTGGAAAAAGTGTTGTTTGGGACGGAAGAGATTGGGAGATCATTAATACCGGTAATACCATGATCACCATACGTTCCGCCAAAAATGTAATTGATCTTACATATGATCAATTTGAATCATATGTAAAACAAGGAAAACTGAAAGGGATTAATCAATCTATCCTGTCTCATCCCGAAGTTCATGAAGCTTTTCTGAAGGCTAGTAAAGAAGAATGCCGGAAAGCAAACGAACGGTTCCAAATTATCCAACCATATCTTGAAGGGCAGATTGTAGAAAAACCAACAGTACCATCACGTACGATTCGTTACTGGTTATCTAAATACCGACTTTATGATCAAATATACGGTAACGGATTTATTGCTCTTTTGCCAAAAGATCATGAAAAGGGAAATCGTACCAAAAGGTTGCTCTTTGAAACACAAGACTTAATGGCAAAATGGATTGAAGCCCATTACGAAACATTCAAACAAAAAAAGATTGCAGAGGTTTACGGAGATTTTTTACTTGAATGCAACGCTAAAGGAATAAAGGGTTGCAGCTACAAAACATTTGTGAAGGCTGTGCGCTTACGTCCAACTCATGAACAAACAAAGAAAAGGCAGGGAGAAAAGGCAGCTTATCGATTTGAATCGTATTATTTAGAATATCACCTCTCGACTGTTCGGCATGGTGATCGCCCCTTTGAGATTGGACATATCGACCATACTGAACTGGAGATCGAGTTAATTGACTCTCACACGAAAAAAAATCTCGGTCGACCTTGGGCAACCTTTTTGACTGATGGGTGCACTCGAAAATTCCTTGCAATATACGTCTCATTTGATCCCCCGTCGTACCGCTCTTGCATGATGGTTTTACGTGAGTGTGTAAAAAGATGGTCACGTCTGCCTGAAACCGTTGTTGTAGACGGTGGAAAAGAATTTTCAAGCGTTTATTTTGAAACCGTACTGTCAGCATTTAAAAGTGCAAAAAAACAACGCCCAGCAAGTAAAGCTAGATTTGGGTCTGTTTGTGAACGAATATTTGGCATGACAAACACAAGATTCATTGACAATCTCACTGGAAACACACAGATCACCAAAAATGTACGTCAGATTACAAAAAAAAATAATCCGAAAAAACTGGCAATTTGGACATATGGAAAATTCACTGAACGTCTCAAACAGTTTGTGTATGAAGTTTACGATCAAATGAGTCACCCTGCTTTGGGCGGTCAATCACCACAGGAAGCATACTTACTCAGCATGAAGCGCTGTGGGGACCGACCATGGATGATGATTCCATACAACGAAACATTTCGCATTTTAACCTTGCCGACATCAGACAAAGGTACTGCAAAAGTAGAGCCTGGTAAAGGTTTCAAAAATAATTATATTTACTACTGGTCGGATGCATTTCGGAATCCTGAGGTCGAAGGAATGCAAGTTCCTATTCGCTACGAACCATACAATCTAGGCATTGCTTATGCTTATGTGAATAAGCGATGGACACAATGCATATCGGATTACTATGCGGTGTTTAATGGGAAGACGGAAAAACAAATTCAAATCGCTACCAAGGAATTAAAAAAGAAATTTCAGAATCATACCCAGCAATTCAAAATAAATATCAAAATCCTTGCGGATTTTTTAAGGGATTGTGATTCTGATGAGTTGTTGCTGCAACAAATGAAGGACCAAGAAGTACACCAAAATGTAAAAGTCATTCCTGGAGGAAAGGAATCAAAAAACAACAACATGCAAGATTATGTCAAAAAAGTCACGATTGATTTTGATGTTGAGGCAGAGTTTGATATTCAAGAACGTTACGGGGAGTTTTAA
- a CDS encoding helix-turn-helix domain-containing protein → MDKRILTLIGTRVREKRKERGLSQEELGEKAGFHFSYIGGVERSEKNITITNLQKIADALEVEIYELLISDNGYRTRSEKDEIIYIINQRLWTMSIRDLKKVIVFLKEIIGKKD, encoded by the coding sequence ATGGATAAACGGATCCTTACTTTAATTGGAACACGTGTAAGGGAAAAGAGAAAAGAAAGAGGGTTGTCACAGGAGGAACTTGGTGAAAAAGCAGGCTTCCATTTTTCGTATATAGGTGGGGTAGAAAGATCGGAAAAGAATATCACGATTACAAATTTGCAAAAAATTGCGGATGCTCTAGAAGTAGAAATCTATGAATTATTAATAAGTGATAACGGATATCGTACAAGATCCGAAAAGGACGAAATTATATATATAATCAATCAACGTTTATGGACCATGTCCATCCGGGACCTAAAAAAAGTGATAGTATTTTTGAAAGAGATTATTGGTAAGAAAGATTAG
- a CDS encoding TniQ family protein: MFKNVTFETNELLCYPERSILYQLEPLKIGTPYCESLTSYIQRLAEAHSISLSSLLKDCIAPTINLDYILGDSRRGCSRFLERANAINSKDAMSSYCINALGSLTKLSNLSLLTLQRWGDLLVSKPLCRSNKQWCSSCLAEMAEQNQPIYEPLLWSISHINVCPIHEVFLDDICPHCNNHPPLLSNNSYVGFCSLCGQWLGMKRNTVVKRCSVKQLWISKSIGELISDINFSPRHGSRENIKHSFQRLCSQLADGNVEALSKVLFIPQSTLFGYCCGKYVPVLDTLLNICYSGNVSLVDFILGRPFIYCRSRIPPTVQLKKRAEIEWKYIERKLEYMTSISPPPSLNSVSTCLRITTKTLKRRFPDLYHLLKQNYRDYVSERSSDRRTTIMTKVRDSTFDLFFQGITPTAKTIEKKIGKKGLLREKFASQAWKETKKIIYGCED, from the coding sequence ATGTTCAAGAATGTTACTTTTGAAACTAATGAGTTGCTTTGTTATCCAGAAAGAAGTATTCTTTATCAACTCGAGCCTCTAAAGATCGGCACTCCTTACTGTGAATCTTTGACCAGTTATATACAACGACTAGCAGAAGCTCATAGTATTTCCTTGTCATCTTTACTTAAAGATTGTATTGCACCAACCATTAACTTAGACTATATCCTTGGAGATTCAAGGCGCGGTTGTTCAAGATTTTTAGAACGAGCTAATGCGATAAATAGTAAGGATGCTATGAGTAGTTATTGTATTAATGCACTGGGGTCCCTTACAAAATTATCTAACCTTTCTCTTTTAACGCTTCAACGCTGGGGTGATCTTCTAGTGTCAAAACCTTTATGCAGAAGTAATAAACAATGGTGTTCTTCCTGTTTAGCTGAGATGGCAGAACAAAATCAGCCGATCTATGAGCCGTTGCTATGGTCAATTTCACATATCAATGTTTGTCCTATTCATGAAGTATTCTTAGATGACATATGCCCACACTGTAATAATCACCCTCCCCTACTCTCTAATAATTCATATGTTGGCTTTTGCTCATTATGTGGACAATGGCTTGGTATGAAACGTAACACGGTTGTTAAAAGATGTTCTGTAAAGCAACTTTGGATATCAAAATCAATAGGGGAATTAATATCAGATATTAATTTTTCACCTCGTCATGGAAGTAGAGAGAACATTAAACATAGTTTTCAAAGGCTATGTAGTCAACTCGCCGACGGCAATGTTGAAGCATTAAGTAAAGTACTCTTTATTCCACAAAGCACTTTATTTGGCTATTGCTGTGGAAAGTATGTCCCTGTTTTAGATACTTTGCTTAATATATGCTATAGCGGGAATGTCTCACTAGTCGATTTTATACTTGGTCGTCCATTCATATATTGTAGAAGTCGTATTCCCCCTACAGTTCAGTTAAAAAAAAGAGCAGAAATAGAATGGAAGTATATAGAGCGGAAATTGGAATATATGACCTCCATATCACCCCCACCGTCTTTGAACTCTGTGTCTACGTGCCTCAGAATAACTACCAAAACATTAAAAAGAAGATTCCCCGATCTCTATCATTTACTTAAACAAAATTATAGGGATTATGTTTCTGAACGTTCTTCTGATCGGAGAACAACAATTATGACAAAAGTTCGAGACTCAACTTTTGACCTATTTTTTCAAGGCATAACTCCGACCGCAAAAACCATTGAAAAGAAAATAGGAAAAAAGGGACTTTTAAGGGAAAAATTCGCCTCCCAGGCTTGGAAAGAAACAAAAAAAATAATCTATGGGTGTGAAGATTGA